Proteins from a single region of Parambassis ranga chromosome 18, fParRan2.1, whole genome shotgun sequence:
- the eif4a1a gene encoding eukaryotic translation initiation factor 4A1A: MSAEYDISDNGPEGMEPEGTIETNWTQIVDSFDVMDLREPLLRGIYAYGFEKPSAIQQRAILPCIKGYDVIAQAQSGTGKTATFAISILQQIDVELKGTQALVLAPTRELAQQIQKVVMALGDYLGASCYACIGGTNIRSEVQKLQAEAPHIVVGTPGRVFDMLSRKYLASAQIKMFVLDEADEMLSRGFKDQIYEIFQKLPSQAQVVLLSATMPADVLEVTKKFMRDPVQILVKKEELTLEGIRQFYINVEKEEWKLDTLCDLYETLTITQAVIFINTRRKVDWLTEKMHARDFTVSALHGDMDQKERDLIMREFRSGSSRVLITTDLLARGIDVQQVSLVINYDLPTNRENYIHRIGRGGRFGRKGVAINMVTEDDKRTLRDIETFYNTTVEEMPMNVADLI, translated from the exons ATGTCGGCTGAATATGATATTAG TGACAATGGCCCGGAGGGCATGGAGCCAGAGGGGACCATTgaa ACCAACTGGACCCAGATCGTGGACAGTTTTGATGTGATGGACTTGCGCGAGCCTTTGCTCAGGGGAATATATGCCTATGGTTTTGAGAAGCCTTCTGCCATCCAGCAAAGAGCTATTCTCCCTTGTATCAagg GTTACGACGTGATTGCTCAGGCCCAGTCTGGAACTGGGAAGACTGCAACCTTTGCCATTTCCATTCTACAGCAGATTGATGTGGAGCTGAAAGGAACTCAGGCTCTAGTTCTTGCTCCCACCAGGGAACTGGCTCAGCAG aTCCAGAAGGTGGTGATGGCTCTGGGTGATTACCTGGGAGCCAGTTGCTATGCCTGTATCGGAGGGACCAACATCCGCAGTGAGGTCCAGAAGCTGCAGGCTGAAGCCCCTCACATTGTTGTGGGAACCCCTGGCCGCGTGTTTGACATGTTGAGTCGCAAATACCTCG CTTCTGCACAAATCAAGATGTTTGTGCTGGATGAGGCCGATGAAATGCTAAGTCGAGGATTCAAGGACCAAATCTATGAGATTTTCCAGAAGCTGCCAAGTCAGGCACAG GTCGTCCTGTTATCGGCCACTATGCCAGCTGATGTTTTGGAGGTCACAAAGAAATTCATGCGTGATCCTGTCCAAATCCTTGTAAAGAAAGAGGAGCTGACCCTTGAGGGCATCCGCCAGTTTTACATAAATGTGGAAAAGGAG GAGTGGAAGCTGGATACGCTGTGTGACCTGTACGAAACTCTAACCATCACACAAGCTGTCATATTCATCAACACGAGGAGAAAAGTGGACTGGCTCACTGAAAAAATGCATGCCAGAGACTTCACTGTGTCTGCTTTG CATGGTGACATGGaccagaaggagagagatttgATCATGAGGGAGTTCCGCTCTGGCTCCAGCCGAGTCCTTATTACCACTGACCTTCTG GCCAGAGGTATTGATGTTCAGCAGGTGTCCCTTGTCATAAACTACGACCTGCCGACCAATAGGGAAAACTACATTCACAG GATTGGTCGAGGTGGCCGTTTTGGCAGAAAGGGAGTAGCCATTAACATGGTGACTGAGGATGACAAGCGAACCCTGAGGGACATTGAAACATTCTACAACACCACCGTTGAGGAGATGCCCATGAATGTGGCTGATCTTATCTAG
- the mblac1 gene encoding metallo-beta-lactamase domain-containing protein 1 isoform X2 produces the protein METVVSAQIQNVSLSETSLDFSGEPYSLAVLKVGYCLSQTDGTFKADGTITLITGLKIILVDTGGPWDKDFLVMSLKERGLKPEDINVVVGTHGHSDHIGNLSLFPTAMTIVGFDISKGDTYLPNKLSEGQPYTIDEHVSVIPTPGHTGQDVSIQVKGTSRFSMGRKRVQLPDSLVDEAIPQSVGPGPKASQSLS, from the exons ATGGAGACAGTGGTGTCTGCTCAGATTCAAAATGTTTCCCTATCAGAGACTAGCCTGGATTTCTCTGGGGAGCCATACTCCCTTGCGGTTCTTAAAGTCGGGTACTGTTTATCTCAGACCGACGGGACTTTTAAAGCAGATGGCACCATTACCCTTATAACAGGACTTAAAATCATTCTTGTTGATACCGGCGGACCGTGGGACAAGGACTTCCTTGTAATGTCTTTGAAAGAAAGAGGCCTGAAACCTGAAGACATCAACGTGGTTGTGGGAACTCATGGACATTCAGACCATATTGGAAACCTGAGTCTTTTTCCAACAGCAATGACGATTGTCGGCTTTGACATAAGTAAAGGGGACACATACCTTCCCAACAAGCTGTCAGAAGGACAGCCTTACACTATCGATGAGCAT GTATCTGTTATTCCCACCCCAGGCCACACTGGACAAGATGTCAGCATCCAGGTGAAAGGAACCTCA AGATTCTCTATGGGCAGgaagagagttcagcttcctgacagcctggtggatgaagctatCCCTCAGTCTGTTGGTCCTGGCCCGAAGGCttcgcagtctctttcctga
- the mblac1 gene encoding metallo-beta-lactamase domain-containing protein 1 isoform X4, producing METVVSAQIQNVSLSETSLDFSGEPYSLAVLKVGYCLSQTDGTFKADGTITLITGLKIILVDTGGPWDKDFLVMSLKERGLKPEDINVVVGTHGHSDHIGNLSLFPTAMTIVGFDISKGDTYLPNKLSEGQPYTIDEHVSVIPTPGHTGQDVSIQSPS from the exons ATGGAGACAGTGGTGTCTGCTCAGATTCAAAATGTTTCCCTATCAGAGACTAGCCTGGATTTCTCTGGGGAGCCATACTCCCTTGCGGTTCTTAAAGTCGGGTACTGTTTATCTCAGACCGACGGGACTTTTAAAGCAGATGGCACCATTACCCTTATAACAGGACTTAAAATCATTCTTGTTGATACCGGCGGACCGTGGGACAAGGACTTCCTTGTAATGTCTTTGAAAGAAAGAGGCCTGAAACCTGAAGACATCAACGTGGTTGTGGGAACTCATGGACATTCAGACCATATTGGAAACCTGAGTCTTTTTCCAACAGCAATGACGATTGTCGGCTTTGACATAAGTAAAGGGGACACATACCTTCCCAACAAGCTGTCAGAAGGACAGCCTTACACTATCGATGAGCAT GTATCTGTTATTCCCACCCCAGGCCACACTGGACAAGATGTCAGCATCCAG TCTCCATCATGA
- the mblac1 gene encoding metallo-beta-lactamase domain-containing protein 1 isoform X3, with product METVVSAQIQNVSLSETSLDFSGEPYSLAVLKVGYCLSQTDGTFKADGTITLITGLKIILVDTGGPWDKDFLVMSLKERGLKPEDINVVVGTHGHSDHIGNLSLFPTAMTIVGFDISKGDTYLPNKLSEGQPYTIDEHVSVIPTPGHTGQDVSIQVKGTSSPS from the exons ATGGAGACAGTGGTGTCTGCTCAGATTCAAAATGTTTCCCTATCAGAGACTAGCCTGGATTTCTCTGGGGAGCCATACTCCCTTGCGGTTCTTAAAGTCGGGTACTGTTTATCTCAGACCGACGGGACTTTTAAAGCAGATGGCACCATTACCCTTATAACAGGACTTAAAATCATTCTTGTTGATACCGGCGGACCGTGGGACAAGGACTTCCTTGTAATGTCTTTGAAAGAAAGAGGCCTGAAACCTGAAGACATCAACGTGGTTGTGGGAACTCATGGACATTCAGACCATATTGGAAACCTGAGTCTTTTTCCAACAGCAATGACGATTGTCGGCTTTGACATAAGTAAAGGGGACACATACCTTCCCAACAAGCTGTCAGAAGGACAGCCTTACACTATCGATGAGCAT GTATCTGTTATTCCCACCCCAGGCCACACTGGACAAGATGTCAGCATCCAGGTGAAAGGAACCTCA TCTCCATCATGA
- the mblac1 gene encoding metallo-beta-lactamase domain-containing protein 1 isoform X1: METVVSAQIQNVSLSETSLDFSGEPYSLAVLKVGYCLSQTDGTFKADGTITLITGLKIILVDTGGPWDKDFLVMSLKERGLKPEDINVVVGTHGHSDHIGNLSLFPTAMTIVGFDISKGDTYLPNKLSEGQPYTIDEHVSVIPTPGHTGQDVSIQVKGTSVGTVLIAGDLFECCSDENTWQNLSMNTAVQKVNRQKALRIADVIIPGHGLPFRVLKH, from the exons ATGGAGACAGTGGTGTCTGCTCAGATTCAAAATGTTTCCCTATCAGAGACTAGCCTGGATTTCTCTGGGGAGCCATACTCCCTTGCGGTTCTTAAAGTCGGGTACTGTTTATCTCAGACCGACGGGACTTTTAAAGCAGATGGCACCATTACCCTTATAACAGGACTTAAAATCATTCTTGTTGATACCGGCGGACCGTGGGACAAGGACTTCCTTGTAATGTCTTTGAAAGAAAGAGGCCTGAAACCTGAAGACATCAACGTGGTTGTGGGAACTCATGGACATTCAGACCATATTGGAAACCTGAGTCTTTTTCCAACAGCAATGACGATTGTCGGCTTTGACATAAGTAAAGGGGACACATACCTTCCCAACAAGCTGTCAGAAGGACAGCCTTACACTATCGATGAGCAT GTATCTGTTATTCCCACCCCAGGCCACACTGGACAAGATGTCAGCATCCAGGTGAAAGGAACCTCAGTGGGTACTGTGCTTATTGCAGGGGATTTATTTGAGTGCTGCTCAGATGAGAACACCTGGCAGAATCTTAGTATGAACACTGCAGTACAAAAAGTCAACCGCCAGAAGGCGCTACGTATCGCTGATGTCATCATACCAGGACATGGACTCCCATTTAGAGTCCTTAAGCACTGA
- the mpdu1b gene encoding mannose-P-dolichol utilization defect 1b, which produces MAASPDLVVGSSFMDHFKWFLVSYFMPESCYDEFFLSFNVLNVPCLKIVLSKVLGIGIILGSVMVKLPQILKLMGAKSAEGLSFNSVLLELLAVTGTMAYSVVNKFPFSAWGEALFLMVQTVTIGFLIQHYQGRTSRGLLFVIVYFGLLIPLLSPLTPVSVVTFMQASNMPAIIVGRLIQAATNFQNGHTGQLSAVSVFLLFAGSLARIFTSLQETGDSLMALTYVISSSCNGIIALQILYYWNSSTESKRKKE; this is translated from the exons ATGGCGGCTTCACCAGATTTGGTAGTAGGATCGTCGTTTATGGATCACTTTAAATGGTTTTTAGTGAGCTATTTCATGCCAGAATCATGCTACGACGAGTTCTTTCTCAGTTTCAACGTTTTGAACG TGCCATGTCTAAAGATTGTTCTGAGCAAAGTCCTTGGGATCGGCATCATACTGGGATCAGTGATGG TCAAACTGCCACAGATCCTAAAGCTGATGGGAGCAAAAAGCGCTGAAGGGCTGAGCTTTAATTCCGTGCTATTGGAACTGTTGGCAGTCACAGGAACAATGGCCTACAGTGTGGTCAACAAGTTCCCTTTTAG TGCCTGGGGTGAGGCTCTGTTCCTGATGGTGCAGACAGTAACCATCGGCTTCCTTATTCAGCATTACCAAGGAAGAACCAGCAGAG GTCTCCTGTTTGTTATTGTATATTTTGGCCTGTTGATTCCCCTGCTGTCTCCATTGACTCCTGTGTCAGTGGTTACCTTCATGCAGGCTTCCAACATGCCAGCCATCATCGTTGGCAGG TTAATCCAGGCAGCCACTAACTTTCAAAATGGGCACACTGGTCAAttgtctgctgtgtctgtatTCCTGTTATTTGCTGGATCTCTTGCTCGCATCTTCACCTCACTACAG GAAACTGGAGACTCTCTGATGGCTCTCACCTACGTCATATCCTCCAGCTGCAATGGCATTATTGCCCTGCAGATTCTTTACTACTGGAACAGCTCCACAGAAagcaagaggaaaaaagaatAA